A DNA window from Pseudomonas sp. GD03919 contains the following coding sequences:
- a CDS encoding LysR family transcriptional regulator, which translates to MITNLRQLDLNLLLVFDALMQEGNLTRAAQRLHLSQSTVSNALARLRQQLGEELFRRTARGMTPTARAQALYPPVRQALQLLQAGLGPAEPFDAQASHVFSLSLNDYAQAALLPMLQAHLARVAPQVELVAHSDDADNLLPRLESGALDLAVDYLHVDSPDLHYAPLREETLVVIGRQNHPAFVGGLSRRAYQQARHVIVTPRAGRGSPLEIVLGSAKVRRQAALHLPNYLPIPAIVAQTDLLGTVPARLANAFAALFALQVAPLPFDMPAVQISLIWHRQQHHDPAHIWLREQLHGLLA; encoded by the coding sequence TTGATAACGAATTTACGCCAGCTCGATCTCAACCTGCTGCTGGTCTTCGATGCCCTGATGCAGGAAGGCAACCTGACCCGTGCGGCTCAGCGCCTGCACCTGAGCCAGTCGACCGTCAGCAACGCCTTGGCCCGCCTGCGCCAGCAACTGGGCGAGGAGTTGTTCCGGCGCACCGCGCGCGGCATGACGCCGACCGCGCGCGCCCAGGCGCTCTACCCGCCCGTGCGCCAGGCGCTGCAATTGCTGCAGGCCGGCCTCGGCCCGGCAGAACCCTTCGATGCCCAGGCATCGCACGTGTTCAGCCTGTCGCTCAACGACTACGCCCAGGCCGCGCTGCTACCGATGCTGCAGGCACACCTGGCCCGTGTCGCGCCGCAGGTGGAACTGGTGGCGCACAGCGACGACGCCGACAACCTGCTGCCGCGCCTGGAGAGCGGTGCCCTGGATCTGGCCGTCGACTACCTGCACGTCGATTCGCCCGACCTGCATTACGCGCCGCTGCGCGAAGAAACGCTGGTAGTGATCGGCCGCCAGAATCATCCGGCCTTCGTCGGTGGCCTCAGTCGTCGCGCCTATCAGCAGGCACGCCACGTGATCGTGACGCCGCGCGCCGGACGCGGCTCACCCCTGGAAATCGTCCTGGGCTCAGCCAAGGTCAGGCGCCAGGCGGCGCTGCATCTGCCCAACTACCTGCCGATTCCGGCCATCGTTGCCCAGACCGACCTGCTCGGCACCGTACCGGCGCGCCTGGCCAACGCCTTCGCGGCGCTGTTCGCGCTGCAGGTGGCGCCCCTGCCCTTCGATATGCCGGCCGTGCAGATCAGCCTGATCTGGCACCGTCAGCAGCACCACGATCCGGCCCATATCTGGCTACGTGAACAGTTGCACGGCTTACTCGCCTGA
- a CDS encoding glycosyltransferase family 4 protein produces the protein MNAPSLHVALISETFPPEINGVANTLGRLVEGLRGRGHRVQLIRPRQEVDPAHAADDDVLLTRGWSLPGYPGLQWGQSSLHKLLRRWQRQRPDVLYIATEGPLGLSALRAARRLAIPVVSGFHTNFQQYTGHYGFGLLTRAMTNYLRWFHNRTQLTLVPSVGQQVDLERRDFERLALLARGVDSQLFNPRRRSEALRARWGLEPDDLAVVHVGRLAAEKNLGLLVKAFRALQQVQPQRRMRLILVGDGPLRSELQAQLPDALFCGLQRGETLATHYASGDLFLFPSLSETFGNVVLEALASSLAVVAFDQAAAAQHIHHLHNGMLARPGDEAGFCAAACELLADSEVLRRIRLNARRHASHLSWDGIVMQFEQHLRSAMQPGPKIANAGSPDEIRGEMQDG, from the coding sequence ATGAACGCACCGTCTCTGCATGTCGCCCTTATCAGCGAAACCTTCCCGCCGGAAATCAACGGCGTGGCCAACACCCTCGGGCGCCTGGTCGAGGGTCTGCGTGGGCGCGGCCATCGCGTGCAACTGATACGGCCTCGCCAGGAAGTCGACCCGGCACACGCGGCCGATGATGACGTGCTGCTCACGCGCGGCTGGTCGCTGCCCGGCTACCCCGGCCTGCAATGGGGCCAGTCATCGCTGCACAAGCTGCTGCGGCGCTGGCAAAGGCAACGCCCGGATGTGCTGTATATCGCCACCGAAGGCCCACTAGGTCTGTCCGCCCTGCGCGCGGCGAGGCGCCTGGCAATCCCGGTGGTCAGCGGCTTTCACACCAACTTCCAGCAGTACACCGGGCATTACGGGTTCGGCCTGCTGACACGGGCGATGACCAACTACCTGCGCTGGTTCCACAACCGCACGCAGCTGACGCTGGTGCCGAGCGTCGGCCAGCAGGTCGATCTTGAGCGCCGTGATTTCGAACGCCTGGCCCTGCTGGCCCGTGGCGTCGACAGCCAGTTGTTCAACCCGCGCAGGCGTAGCGAGGCGCTGCGCGCACGCTGGGGGCTGGAGCCTGATGACCTGGCCGTCGTGCATGTCGGGCGCCTGGCAGCGGAGAAGAACCTCGGCTTGCTGGTCAAGGCCTTCCGCGCCCTGCAGCAGGTACAACCGCAGCGCCGCATGCGCCTGATCCTGGTCGGTGACGGGCCGCTGCGCAGTGAGCTTCAGGCGCAGTTACCGGATGCACTGTTCTGCGGCCTGCAGCGCGGCGAAACCTTGGCCACGCACTATGCCTCGGGGGATCTGTTCCTGTTTCCCAGTCTCTCGGAAACCTTCGGCAATGTGGTGCTGGAAGCACTGGCTTCGAGCCTCGCTGTAGTGGCGTTCGACCAGGCTGCCGCTGCCCAGCATATTCATCACCTGCACAACGGCATGCTCGCCCGGCCGGGGGACGAGGCCGGTTTCTGCGCAGCCGCCTGCGAATTGCTCGCCGATAGCGAAGTGCTGCGACGCATCCGCCTCAATGCGCGCCGGCATGCCAGCCACCTGAGCTGGGACGGCATCGTGATGCAGTTCGAGCAGCATCTGCGCAGTGCCATGCAGCCAGGCCCGAAGATCGCCAATGCCGGTAGCCCGGATGAAATCCGGGGCGAGATGCAGGATGGCTAA
- a CDS encoding multidrug transporter, which yields MLFGVVLVITWLILLIRYPTKALPVSMAALVGLGLVATWVIWQESRDERYLAHLELRLHYDPQRCPADRPLAIDLKNGSDAALLELRWEVAAYRPGNSTNLAQRLYESPRYSGPGELLPGASWNDCLPLPDLRSGYRPNSLEFRAERLQGKFIR from the coding sequence ATGCTGTTCGGTGTCGTACTCGTCATTACCTGGCTGATTCTGCTGATCCGCTATCCGACCAAGGCACTGCCGGTGTCCATGGCCGCGCTGGTCGGTCTGGGTCTGGTGGCCACCTGGGTGATCTGGCAGGAAAGCCGCGACGAGCGCTACCTCGCCCACCTCGAACTACGCCTGCACTACGACCCACAGCGCTGCCCTGCCGACCGCCCGCTGGCCATCGACCTGAAGAACGGCAGCGACGCCGCCTTGCTCGAGCTGCGCTGGGAAGTCGCCGCCTACCGGCCCGGCAACTCCACCAACCTGGCCCAGCGCCTGTATGAATCGCCGCGCTACAGCGGCCCGGGCGAGCTGCTGCCGGGCGCCAGCTGGAACGACTGCCTGCCCCTGCCCGACCTGCGCAGCGGCTATCGCCCAAACAGCCTGGAGTTTCGCGCCGAGCGCTTGCAAGGCAAGTTCATCCGATAA
- the cysZ gene encoding sulfate transporter CysZ, producing the protein MPAAPVLSGPQYLREGLKLVLSPGLRLFVLLPLAVNLILFVILISFAVQQFSGWVDTFMPTLPTWLSFLQYILWPLFVVLVLLMVFFTFTLLANIIAAPFNGFLAEKVEVVARGEDHFPPFSWAELAAMVPRTMGREMRKLAYFLPRAIALLILSFIPLLNLIAAPLWLLFGVWMMAVQYIDYPADNNKMSWQDMLAWLREKRWQSLSFGGITYAALLVPGLNILMMPAAVAGATLFWVRERGEQALGARKDVV; encoded by the coding sequence ATGCCCGCCGCCCCCGTCCTGTCCGGCCCACAGTATTTGCGCGAAGGTCTGAAGCTGGTGCTCAGCCCAGGTCTACGCCTGTTCGTGCTGCTGCCACTGGCCGTCAATCTGATCCTGTTCGTCATCCTGATCAGCTTTGCCGTGCAGCAGTTCAGCGGTTGGGTCGACACCTTCATGCCCACCCTGCCTACCTGGCTGAGCTTTCTGCAGTACATCCTCTGGCCGCTATTCGTGGTGCTGGTACTGCTGATGGTGTTCTTTACCTTCACCCTGCTGGCCAACATCATCGCCGCGCCCTTCAACGGTTTTCTCGCGGAGAAGGTCGAGGTGGTAGCGCGCGGCGAAGATCACTTTCCGCCGTTCAGCTGGGCCGAACTGGCGGCCATGGTACCGCGCACCATGGGCCGCGAGATGCGCAAGCTGGCCTACTTCCTGCCGCGTGCTATCGCCCTGCTGATTCTCAGCTTCATTCCGCTGCTCAACCTGATCGCCGCGCCGCTGTGGCTGCTGTTCGGCGTGTGGATGATGGCCGTGCAGTACATCGACTATCCGGCGGACAACAACAAGATGAGCTGGCAGGACATGCTCGCCTGGCTGCGCGAAAAACGTTGGCAGAGCCTGAGCTTCGGCGGCATCACCTATGCCGCCCTGCTGGTGCCGGGGCTGAACATCCTGATGATGCCGGCGGCCGTGGCCGGTGCCACGCTGTTCTGGGTACGCGAGCGCGGCGAGCAGGCGCTAGGTGCGCGCAAGGACGTCGTGTAA
- the trxB gene encoding thioredoxin-disulfide reductase, giving the protein MSSVRYARVIILGSGPAGYSAAVYAARANLKPLLITGMQAGGQLTTTTEVDNWPGDPHGLTGPVLMQRMQEHAERFDTEIVFDHINAVDLAGKPFTLVGDSATYHCDALIIATGASARYLGLPSEEAFMGRGVSACATCDGFFYRGREVAVVGGGNTAVEEALYLANIASKVTLIHRRNAFRAEKILQNKLQERIAEGKIELQLNAEVDEVLGDASGVTGVRLRQYGGAYRELKVEGLFIAIGHTPNTSLFDGQLALKDGYLVVNGGREGNATATSIPGVFAAGDVADSVYRQAITSAGAGCMAALDVERYLDGL; this is encoded by the coding sequence ATGTCCAGTGTTCGTTATGCCCGCGTCATCATTCTGGGCTCCGGCCCGGCTGGTTACAGTGCGGCGGTCTATGCCGCGCGTGCCAATCTGAAACCGCTGCTGATCACCGGTATGCAGGCTGGTGGTCAGTTGACCACCACCACTGAAGTGGACAACTGGCCGGGTGACCCTCACGGCCTGACCGGGCCGGTGCTGATGCAGCGCATGCAGGAGCATGCCGAGCGTTTCGATACCGAGATCGTCTTCGACCATATCAATGCCGTCGATCTGGCTGGCAAGCCCTTCACCCTGGTCGGCGACAGTGCCACCTATCACTGCGACGCGCTGATCATTGCCACAGGCGCCAGTGCGCGTTACCTCGGGCTGCCCAGCGAAGAGGCCTTCATGGGCCGCGGGGTATCCGCCTGTGCGACCTGTGATGGCTTCTTCTATCGCGGACGCGAGGTGGCCGTGGTCGGTGGCGGCAATACCGCCGTGGAAGAGGCGCTGTATCTGGCCAACATTGCCAGCAAGGTGACGCTGATCCATCGGCGTAATGCCTTCCGGGCCGAGAAGATTCTGCAGAACAAGCTGCAGGAGCGTATCGCCGAAGGCAAGATCGAGCTGCAGCTCAACGCCGAGGTAGACGAAGTGCTGGGCGATGCCAGTGGTGTGACCGGTGTGCGCCTCAGACAATACGGCGGCGCTTACCGCGAGCTGAAGGTGGAGGGTCTATTCATCGCCATCGGCCATACCCCCAATACCAGCCTGTTCGACGGTCAACTGGCGCTGAAGGACGGCTATCTGGTGGTCAACGGCGGGCGCGAGGGCAATGCCACCGCGACCAGCATTCCCGGCGTATTCGCTGCCGGTGACGTGGCCGACTCGGTCTATCGCCAGGCCATCACCTCGGCCGGGGCCGGCTGCATGGCGGCACTGGATGTCGAGCGCTATCTCGACGGGCTGTGA
- the ltrA gene encoding group II intron reverse transcriptase/maturase encodes MPAPAGRVAEREGEALPNAISDETGLPRREPEGAGRSLLEQAFARENMQRAWKRVKSNKGSAGVDGLDIAQTAEHLRWVWPELRQQLLSGSYQPQPVRRVGIPKPDGSERELGIPTVTDRLIQQALLQVLQPLIDPTFSEHSHGFRPGRRAHDAVLAAQRYAQQGRHIVVDVDLSKFFDRVNHDILIDRLKRRINDPGVIRLVRAYLNAGIMDGGVVMDRHEGTPQGGPLSPLLANVLLDEVDKELERRGHCFARYADDCNVYVRSEKAGERVMRLLRRCYNKLRLVINESKSAVASVFGRQFLGYALWQTREGEVRRAVSTKALQAFKLRIRQLTRGSGGRSMAQVVEKLRSYLLGWKGYFRLAQTPRIWRSLDEWIRRRLRMLHLRHWRRGKTIYRELIRLGASSWVAESVAALSRRWWHNSRSAIHNVLTIAYFDRLGVPRLS; translated from the coding sequence ATGCCCGCGCCAGCGGGGCGGGTCGCGGAACGGGAAGGTGAAGCCTTACCGAATGCGATCAGCGATGAAACAGGGCTCCCGCGGCGAGAACCGGAGGGCGCAGGGCGAAGCCTGCTTGAGCAGGCGTTCGCACGAGAGAATATGCAGCGGGCATGGAAGCGCGTGAAGTCCAACAAGGGATCGGCAGGTGTGGACGGGCTGGATATTGCCCAGACTGCCGAACACCTGCGATGGGTGTGGCCGGAGCTTCGCCAGCAACTGCTGAGCGGCTCCTACCAACCACAACCCGTTCGTCGGGTAGGCATCCCGAAACCGGACGGCAGTGAGCGGGAACTGGGTATCCCCACCGTCACCGACCGTCTGATTCAACAGGCACTGCTGCAAGTGCTGCAACCTCTGATTGATCCCACCTTCAGCGAGCACAGCCACGGCTTCCGCCCGGGCCGCCGGGCCCACGATGCGGTGTTGGCTGCGCAACGCTATGCCCAACAGGGCCGCCACATCGTGGTGGATGTCGACCTATCGAAGTTCTTCGACCGGGTTAACCACGACATCCTGATCGACCGCCTGAAGAGGCGCATAAACGATCCTGGAGTCATCCGGCTGGTTCGTGCGTACCTGAACGCGGGCATCATGGACGGCGGTGTGGTCATGGATCGGCATGAGGGCACGCCGCAAGGCGGGCCGCTCTCGCCGTTGCTGGCCAACGTTCTGCTGGACGAGGTGGATAAAGAGCTGGAACGTCGGGGGCACTGCTTCGCCCGTTACGCTGATGACTGCAACGTTTACGTTCGCAGTGAGAAGGCGGGAGAACGGGTGATGCGCCTGCTACGCCGGTGTTACAACAAACTGCGCTTGGTGATCAACGAATCCAAAAGTGCAGTCGCCAGCGTGTTCGGTCGCCAGTTCCTCGGTTATGCCCTGTGGCAGACGAGGGAGGGAGAGGTCCGACGCGCGGTATCAACGAAGGCGTTACAGGCGTTCAAGCTCCGGATCAGGCAACTGACCCGGGGGTCAGGTGGTCGCAGCATGGCACAGGTGGTGGAGAAGCTCCGCAGTTACCTGCTCGGCTGGAAAGGGTACTTCAGGCTGGCACAAACGCCACGCATCTGGCGATCACTGGATGAGTGGATACGTCGCCGCCTGAGAATGCTCCACCTCCGGCACTGGCGACGGGGCAAGACGATCTACCGGGAGCTGATCCGCTTAGGCGCGAGTTCCTGGGTTGCGGAATCCGTGGCGGCGCTGAGCCGTCGCTGGTGGCATAACAGTCGATCTGCCATCCATAATGTGCTGACCATTGCCTACTTCGATCGGTTGGGAGTGCCGAGACTCTCGTGA
- a CDS encoding SRPBCC family protein, whose amino-acid sequence MAYNNDNAQAFRSDYRAAIHRSYNPWLHAAFVLVYGLLCMGWLFSSLQAVAPWQWLVVPVTLVFFSWGEYQVHKRLGHSKTRFGKLFYKRHTGDHHSFFVETLMPYETARDWRVILFPAWLIVLYSLPLFAVWWLLSQFDGNLAALFAGSMLLGYMSYEVVHACEHLPAEHALARLPWIRQMRRLHALHHRRELMQTHNFGIVHPLMDWLYGTLHWEPEAIHEQNRQQHRIRIELSAEQVLDYAAAPSHWPQWHPSSLRVHGREGALLAGERFEEDIHAGGRAGHLSWDVLDYQPACRWQARARGSHGLHLLLTYECVETEGGCEFVRTLEYGFDGLLMRLANALFMRRRIERESQASMQTLHDVLART is encoded by the coding sequence ATGGCCTACAACAACGACAATGCTCAGGCGTTTCGCAGCGATTACCGTGCAGCCATCCATCGGTCGTACAACCCCTGGCTGCACGCCGCATTCGTACTGGTCTACGGATTGCTGTGCATGGGGTGGCTGTTCAGCTCTCTGCAGGCAGTGGCGCCCTGGCAGTGGCTAGTGGTGCCGGTAACGCTGGTGTTCTTCAGTTGGGGCGAGTACCAGGTGCACAAGCGTCTCGGTCACAGCAAGACGCGTTTCGGCAAGCTCTTCTACAAACGCCATACCGGTGATCATCACAGCTTCTTCGTCGAGACGCTGATGCCCTACGAGACGGCGCGCGACTGGCGCGTGATCCTCTTTCCGGCCTGGCTGATCGTGCTTTACAGCCTGCCGTTGTTTGCCGTCTGGTGGCTGCTGTCGCAGTTCGATGGCAACCTCGCTGCGCTGTTTGCCGGCAGCATGCTGCTGGGCTACATGAGCTATGAAGTGGTGCACGCCTGCGAGCACCTGCCGGCCGAGCATGCCCTGGCGCGCTTACCCTGGATTCGCCAGATGCGCCGTCTGCACGCGCTGCATCATCGCCGGGAGCTCATGCAGACGCACAACTTCGGCATCGTTCATCCGTTGATGGATTGGCTGTACGGCACCCTGCACTGGGAGCCTGAGGCGATTCATGAGCAGAATCGCCAGCAACACCGCATCCGCATCGAGCTGTCGGCCGAGCAGGTGCTGGACTACGCTGCGGCGCCGAGTCACTGGCCGCAGTGGCACCCGTCGTCACTGCGTGTCCATGGGCGCGAAGGAGCTTTGCTCGCCGGTGAGCGCTTCGAGGAAGACATTCATGCCGGTGGTCGCGCCGGGCACCTGAGCTGGGACGTGCTCGACTATCAGCCGGCCTGCCGCTGGCAGGCCCGTGCCCGGGGCAGCCATGGTCTGCACCTGCTGCTGACCTATGAATGCGTTGAGACGGAGGGTGGCTGCGAGTTTGTGCGCACCCTCGAATATGGCTTCGATGGCCTGCTGATGCGCCTGGCCAATGCCCTGTTCATGCGCAGGCGCATCGAGCGCGAGTCGCAGGCCTCGATGCAGACGTTACACGACGTCCTTGCGCGCACCTAG
- the yaaA gene encoding peroxide stress protein YaaA → MLMVISPAKTLDYETPPATPRFTLPEHLDHAQVLIEQLRDFSPAQIAELMHLSDKLAGLNAARFGSWQAEFTPENAKQALLAFKGDVYTGLNAEDFSEDDFDFAQAHLRMLSGLYGVLRPLDLMQPYRLEMGTKLANARGKDLYAFWGERISGWLNEALAAQGDDVLLNLASNEYFGAVKRKALNARIIDTEFKDLKNGQYKIISFYAKKARGLMARYVIKERLTNPEGLKDFNYQGYRYSAEHSKADSLVFLRDQPQD, encoded by the coding sequence ATGCTGATGGTGATTTCACCGGCCAAGACCCTCGACTACGAGACCCCGCCTGCCACTCCGCGTTTCACCCTACCCGAACACCTCGACCATGCCCAGGTACTGATCGAGCAGTTGCGCGACTTCAGCCCGGCGCAGATTGCCGAGCTGATGCACCTGTCGGATAAACTGGCCGGTCTCAATGCCGCACGCTTCGGCAGTTGGCAAGCCGAGTTCACGCCTGAAAACGCCAAGCAGGCCTTGCTGGCGTTCAAGGGCGATGTGTACACCGGCCTGAATGCCGAGGACTTTTCCGAAGACGACTTCGACTTCGCCCAGGCCCACCTGCGCATGCTCTCGGGCCTTTATGGCGTGCTGCGTCCGCTGGACCTGATGCAGCCCTACCGCCTGGAAATGGGCACCAAGCTGGCCAATGCACGCGGCAAGGATCTGTATGCCTTCTGGGGCGAGCGCATCAGTGGCTGGCTCAACGAAGCGCTGGCTGCGCAGGGCGATGACGTGTTGCTCAACCTCGCCTCCAACGAGTACTTTGGCGCGGTCAAGCGCAAGGCTCTGAACGCACGCATTATCGACACCGAGTTCAAGGATCTGAAGAACGGCCAGTACAAGATCATCAGCTTCTACGCCAAGAAAGCCCGCGGCCTGATGGCGCGCTACGTGATCAAGGAGCGCCTGACCAACCCCGAAGGCCTGAAGGACTTCAACTATCAGGGCTACCGTTATTCAGCCGAGCATTCCAAGGCCGACAGCCTGGTGTTCCTGCGCGACCAGCCGCAGGACTGA
- a CDS encoding SDR family oxidoreductase, translated as MPHPSVLITGCSSGIGRALADTFKAAGYVVWATARKDSDLAALEQAGFHAVQLDVNDGAALERLAIRLSEEIGGLDVLINNAGYGAMGPLLDGGVEAMRKQFETNVFSIVGVTRAFFPLLRRSRGLVVNIGSVSALLVTPFAGAYCASKAAVHALSDALRMELAPFSIEVMEVQPGAIASSFGANASQQAEALIREDSPWWPLRDGIRARARASQDNPTPATDFAAHLLAAVQRDKRPRLLRLGNGSRALPLLATLLPKALLERVLRKRFGLVQNL; from the coding sequence ATGCCTCACCCCAGCGTTCTCATCACCGGTTGCTCCAGCGGCATCGGCCGAGCCCTGGCCGATACCTTCAAGGCGGCTGGCTACGTGGTGTGGGCCACGGCGCGCAAGGACAGTGATCTGGCCGCACTCGAGCAGGCCGGGTTCCATGCGGTGCAGCTCGACGTCAACGATGGCGCAGCCTTGGAACGACTGGCCATACGCCTGAGCGAGGAAATCGGCGGCCTCGATGTGCTGATCAACAATGCAGGCTACGGCGCCATGGGCCCGCTGCTCGACGGCGGCGTGGAAGCCATGCGCAAGCAGTTCGAAACCAACGTGTTCTCCATCGTCGGCGTCACTCGCGCCTTCTTCCCGCTGCTGCGCCGCAGCCGTGGCCTGGTGGTCAATATCGGCAGCGTGTCGGCGCTGCTGGTCACGCCCTTCGCCGGTGCCTACTGCGCGTCCAAGGCCGCCGTACACGCCCTGAGCGATGCGCTGCGCATGGAGCTGGCGCCCTTCTCCATTGAAGTGATGGAAGTACAGCCCGGCGCCATCGCTTCCAGTTTCGGCGCCAACGCCAGCCAGCAGGCCGAAGCGCTGATCCGTGAGGATTCGCCCTGGTGGCCGCTGCGCGACGGCATCCGCGCCCGCGCTCGCGCCTCGCAGGACAATCCCACGCCCGCCACTGACTTCGCCGCACACCTGCTGGCCGCTGTGCAGCGCGACAAACGTCCGCGCCTGCTGCGCCTGGGCAATGGCAGCCGCGCTCTGCCGCTGCTCGCCACGCTGCTGCCAAAAGCGCTGCTTGAGCGCGTGCTGCGCAAGCGTTTCGGTCTGGTGCAAAACCTGTGA
- a CDS encoding NADH:flavin oxidoreductase, whose amino-acid sequence MNAPAQALFTPFQLGNLALPTRVVMAPMTRSFSPGGVPNAQVVEYYRRRAAAGVGLIVTEGTTVNHKAANGFPNVPRFYGEDALAGWKQVVDAVHAAGGKIVPQLWHVGNVRKLGTEPDASVPGYGPMEKVKDGQVVVHGMTQADIDEVIAAFAQAARDAKAIGMDGVEIHGAHGYLIDQFFWEGSNQRSDGYGGDLAARSRFAIELIQAVRAAVGPEFPIILRYSQWKQQDYTARLVQTPEQLEAFLKPLSEAGVDIFHCSTRRFWEPEFEGSDLNLAGWTRKLTGKPTITVGSVGLDGEFLQFMVKTDKVAEPASLENLLERLNKQEFDLVAVGRALLVDPDWALKVREGREQDILPFSREALTTLV is encoded by the coding sequence ATGAACGCCCCCGCACAAGCCCTGTTCACCCCCTTCCAGCTCGGCAATCTGGCGCTGCCGACCCGTGTGGTGATGGCGCCGATGACCCGTTCTTTCTCGCCTGGTGGCGTGCCCAATGCGCAGGTGGTCGAGTACTACCGCCGTCGCGCCGCCGCCGGTGTGGGCCTGATCGTCACCGAGGGCACCACTGTCAATCACAAGGCGGCCAATGGCTTCCCGAACGTGCCGCGTTTCTACGGCGAAGACGCCCTGGCGGGTTGGAAGCAGGTGGTCGACGCCGTGCATGCCGCAGGCGGCAAGATCGTCCCGCAGCTCTGGCACGTGGGCAACGTGCGCAAGTTGGGCACCGAGCCGGATGCCAGCGTGCCCGGCTATGGTCCGATGGAGAAGGTCAAGGATGGCCAGGTGGTCGTGCATGGCATGACTCAGGCCGATATTGATGAGGTGATCGCTGCCTTTGCTCAGGCTGCACGCGACGCCAAGGCCATCGGTATGGACGGTGTGGAGATTCACGGTGCCCACGGCTACCTGATCGACCAGTTCTTCTGGGAAGGCAGCAACCAGCGCAGCGATGGCTACGGCGGCGACCTGGCGGCGCGTTCGCGTTTCGCCATCGAGCTGATCCAGGCGGTACGCGCGGCGGTCGGCCCGGAGTTCCCGATAATCCTGCGTTACTCGCAGTGGAAACAGCAGGACTACACCGCGCGCCTGGTGCAGACCCCGGAGCAGTTGGAGGCCTTTCTCAAGCCGCTGTCCGAAGCCGGCGTGGACATCTTCCACTGCTCGACCCGGCGCTTCTGGGAGCCGGAGTTCGAAGGCAGCGACCTCAACCTGGCTGGCTGGACGCGCAAGCTCACCGGCAAGCCGACCATTACCGTCGGCAGTGTCGGCCTGGACGGCGAGTTCCTGCAGTTCATGGTCAAGACCGACAAGGTGGCCGAGCCGGCCAGCCTGGAGAACCTGCTGGAGCGCCTGAACAAGCAAGAGTTCGACCTGGTCGCCGTGGGTCGTGCCTTGCTGGTCGACCCGGACTGGGCATTGAAAGTGCGTGAAGGCCGCGAGCAGGATATCCTGCCGTTCAGCCGCGAGGCGCTGACCACGTTGGTCTGA